The Marivivens sp. LCG002 genome contains a region encoding:
- the glmS gene encoding glutamine--fructose-6-phosphate transaminase (isomerizing): MCGIVGVLGNNEVAPILVEALKRLEYRGYDSAGIATVQEGVLDRRRAVGKLVNLSDTLVHQPLFGKSGIGHTRWATHGAASVKNAHPHRAGKVAVVHNGIIENFRELRAFLAENGIGYETDTDTETVALLTEYFLRQGNAPVDAAKQTIARLEGAYALCFLFEGEEDLLVAARKGSPLAIGHGNGEMFVGSDAIALAPMTNQITYLEEGDCAVITRTSLEIVDINGALANRELRKVQIDAATIDKGGYKHYMAKEIAEQPTVTTNAMHHYLNGATIELPAPGVDFTKIERLTMVACGTAYYACVVAKYWFEQIAGIPVDVDVASEFRYREPPISKGTAALFVSQSGETADTLAALRYCRAHADSILSVVNVPESSIARESDLAMLIHAGTEIGVASTKAFTCQLTTLAILVLEAAAQKGRLTPDELAQRLDDLRALPGILNIALGIESACEAVSHKLAEARDILFLGRGQMYPIAMEGALKLKEISYIHAEAYASGELKHGPIALVDQNVPVIVMAPRDALFEKTVSNMQEVMARGGKVLLVSDKKGIAEAGEGTWETLTMPEVPDMLAPILYAIPAQLIAYYTAVAKGTDVDQPRNLAKSVTVE, from the coding sequence ATGTGTGGTATTGTAGGGGTCCTTGGAAATAACGAAGTCGCACCGATCCTTGTCGAGGCGCTCAAGCGTCTCGAGTATCGCGGCTATGACAGCGCAGGTATCGCCACCGTTCAAGAGGGTGTGCTCGACCGTCGCCGCGCTGTCGGCAAGCTTGTGAACCTTTCCGACACGCTCGTGCACCAGCCGCTTTTCGGCAAGTCCGGCATCGGCCACACCCGCTGGGCCACACATGGCGCGGCTTCGGTCAAGAACGCGCACCCGCACCGCGCGGGCAAAGTGGCCGTGGTCCACAATGGTATCATCGAGAATTTCCGCGAGCTGCGCGCGTTTCTTGCCGAAAACGGCATCGGGTATGAGACCGACACCGATACGGAAACCGTCGCGCTCCTCACCGAATATTTCCTGCGTCAGGGCAACGCCCCTGTCGACGCTGCCAAGCAAACCATTGCCCGTCTCGAAGGGGCCTATGCGCTTTGCTTCCTCTTCGAGGGCGAAGAAGACCTTCTTGTGGCCGCCCGCAAAGGCTCCCCTCTCGCCATCGGTCACGGCAACGGCGAGATGTTCGTCGGCTCGGACGCGATCGCGCTTGCGCCGATGACCAACCAGATCACCTATCTCGAAGAGGGCGATTGCGCTGTCATCACCCGCACTTCGCTGGAGATTGTCGACATCAACGGAGCTCTTGCAAACCGAGAACTGCGCAAGGTCCAGATCGACGCCGCGACCATCGATAAGGGCGGCTACAAACACTACATGGCCAAGGAAATCGCGGAGCAGCCGACCGTGACCACCAATGCCATGCACCATTATCTCAACGGCGCAACGATCGAGCTCCCTGCTCCCGGCGTTGATTTCACCAAGATCGAGCGGTTGACCATGGTCGCTTGCGGCACGGCCTATTACGCCTGTGTCGTTGCGAAATACTGGTTCGAGCAGATCGCGGGCATCCCCGTCGACGTCGACGTTGCCTCGGAATTCCGCTATCGCGAACCGCCGATTTCCAAAGGCACCGCCGCGCTCTTCGTGAGCCAGTCGGGCGAAACCGCCGACACGCTCGCCGCGCTTCGCTATTGCCGCGCCCATGCCGACAGCATCCTGTCGGTCGTCAACGTCCCCGAAAGCTCCATCGCCCGCGAAAGCGACCTTGCCATGCTCATCCATGCAGGCACCGAAATCGGCGTGGCATCAACCAAGGCGTTCACGTGTCAGCTGACAACGCTTGCCATTCTCGTGCTCGAAGCTGCTGCGCAAAAGGGTCGCCTAACGCCAGATGAATTGGCACAGCGACTTGATGATCTACGGGCGCTCCCCGGCATCCTGAACATCGCCCTCGGCATCGAAAGCGCCTGTGAAGCGGTGTCTCACAAGCTTGCCGAGGCCCGTGATATTCTCTTCCTCGGTCGCGGCCAGATGTATCCCATCGCCATGGAAGGCGCGCTGAAACTCAAGGAGATCAGCTACATCCACGCCGAAGCCTATGCCTCGGGCGAGCTCAAGCACGGGCCCATCGCTCTCGTGGACCAGAACGTCCCCGTGATCGTCATGGCCCCGCGCGACGCGCTCTTCGAAAAGACCGTGTCCAACATGCAAGAGGTCATGGCCCGCGGCGGCAAGGTGCTTTTGGTTTCGGACAAGAAAGGCATCGCAGAAGCCGGCGAAGGCACGTGGGAGACCCTCACCATGCCCGAAGTGCCCGACATGCTTGCACCGATCCTCTACGCGATCCCTGCCCAGCTCATCGCCTATTACACGGCCGTTGCCAAAGGCACCGATGTCGATCAGCCACGCAACCTCGCCAAATCGGTAACGGTGGAATAA
- the glmU gene encoding bifunctional UDP-N-acetylglucosamine diphosphorylase/glucosamine-1-phosphate N-acetyltransferase GlmU, translating into MSISLIILAAGMGTRMNSDLPKVLHKIAGAPLVVHAMKSGQALDPVKTVVVAGHGAELVEKAVKAYDPDAEVVLQEEQLGTAHAVAQARAALDGVEGDAIVLYGDTPFIRPETIEAMIEARKENAVVVLGFEAADPGRYGRLITKGDALEAIVEFKDASDEERAITLCNSGVIAADATVLFNLIDAVGNENASGEYYLTDIVGIARSRGLRAAVVRCDEAETLGVNTRAQLAQAEALFQTIARNAAMEDGVTLYEPETVYFAHDTVIGRDTIIEPNVVFGPEVTIESSATIRAFSHLEGCHVSRGATVGPFARLRPGAELAEDVHIGNFVEIKNAIVDEGAKVNHLTYIGDAAIGAGTNIGAGTITCNYDGVFKHKTTIGKNVFIGSNTMLVAPVTVGNNAMTATGTIVTSDVPDGALSIGRVKQTNKDGLAVRMFEKLKQMKQNKQSGA; encoded by the coding sequence ATGAGTATTTCCCTTATTATCTTGGCCGCGGGCATGGGCACGCGGATGAATTCCGATCTTCCCAAAGTTCTCCACAAAATCGCAGGTGCCCCTCTCGTCGTGCATGCGATGAAGTCGGGACAGGCCCTGGACCCCGTCAAGACTGTGGTCGTTGCAGGCCATGGCGCAGAGCTGGTCGAGAAGGCCGTCAAAGCCTATGACCCCGATGCGGAAGTGGTTCTTCAGGAAGAGCAACTGGGCACCGCCCATGCCGTCGCTCAGGCGCGCGCTGCGCTCGACGGTGTCGAAGGCGATGCCATCGTGCTCTATGGCGACACCCCCTTTATCCGCCCTGAAACCATCGAGGCGATGATCGAGGCCCGCAAGGAAAATGCCGTGGTCGTGCTTGGCTTCGAAGCCGCAGATCCGGGTCGATACGGGCGACTGATCACCAAGGGTGACGCCCTTGAAGCGATCGTCGAATTCAAGGACGCTTCGGACGAGGAACGCGCCATAACGCTCTGTAATTCCGGCGTTATTGCAGCCGATGCTACAGTTCTGTTTAACCTGATCGACGCGGTGGGCAACGAGAATGCGTCCGGCGAATACTATCTCACCGACATTGTGGGGATTGCGCGCTCGCGGGGGCTTCGGGCCGCTGTGGTGCGGTGTGACGAGGCCGAAACTCTTGGCGTCAACACCCGTGCGCAACTTGCCCAAGCCGAAGCACTCTTCCAGACCATCGCTCGCAATGCAGCCATGGAAGACGGCGTCACGCTCTATGAACCCGAGACCGTATATTTCGCCCATGACACCGTCATCGGTCGCGATACGATCATCGAGCCGAATGTCGTCTTCGGTCCCGAAGTCACCATCGAATCCTCGGCCACCATCCGCGCCTTTTCGCATCTCGAAGGGTGCCATGTGAGCCGCGGCGCGACCGTTGGTCCCTTTGCCCGTCTGCGCCCCGGCGCGGAACTCGCCGAGGACGTGCACATCGGCAACTTTGTCGAGATCAAGAACGCCATCGTGGACGAAGGCGCCAAGGTCAACCACCTCACCTACATCGGGGACGCGGCAATCGGAGCAGGCACCAACATCGGCGCAGGCACGATCACCTGCAACTATGACGGCGTCTTCAAACACAAGACGACCATCGGCAAGAACGTCTTCATCGGCTCGAACACGATGCTCGTCGCACCGGTGACGGTGGGCAATAATGCGATGACTGCAACGGGCACAATCGTGACCTCGGACGTGCCCGACGGGGCGCTTTCCATCGGTCGGGTCAAACAAACGAACAAAGACGGCCTCGCTGTGCGGATGTTCGAAAAGTTAAAGCAAATGAAGCAAAACAAGCAGTCTGGAGCCTAA
- a CDS encoding HAD-IA family hydrolase, whose protein sequence is MRTVIFDLDGTLADTSFDLIEAANACFRGLGLGDLLDPVADGPVALKGGKAMLTLGFERSGTHGAEEVDRQHPVLLEHYKANINRHTFFFDGAMEAVRTLKAKGTKVGICTNKPEALALQLLTEMGVLGEFHSLIGADTLPVRKPDPLPYQEAVKRAGGVVERSLIVGDTTTDLYTSHAAGVPCVLVTFGPSGAGARMLECAAHIDHFDALPEVVERLLP, encoded by the coding sequence ATGCGGACTGTGATCTTTGATCTTGATGGAACCTTGGCCGACACCAGCTTTGACCTGATCGAAGCGGCCAACGCTTGTTTTCGGGGCTTGGGGCTCGGCGATCTTCTCGATCCCGTCGCGGATGGGCCTGTTGCTCTCAAAGGGGGCAAAGCGATGCTGACGCTCGGGTTCGAACGAAGCGGCACGCATGGCGCCGAAGAGGTCGACCGCCAGCATCCCGTTTTGCTTGAGCATTACAAAGCGAACATCAATCGCCATACCTTCTTTTTCGACGGAGCGATGGAGGCGGTCCGCACGCTCAAGGCCAAGGGCACGAAGGTCGGTATCTGCACCAACAAACCCGAAGCGCTCGCCCTTCAGCTTCTGACCGAGATGGGGGTGCTGGGTGAATTCCATTCGCTGATCGGGGCCGATACCTTGCCCGTGCGCAAACCCGATCCGCTCCCCTATCAAGAGGCGGTCAAGCGGGCAGGGGGCGTTGTCGAGCGTTCGCTGATCGTGGGGGACACGACGACCGATCTCTATACCTCTCACGCGGCGGGGGTGCCTTGTGTTCTTGTGACCTTCGGGCCTTCGGGCGCGGGCGCGAGGATGCTCGAGTGTGCGGCACATATCGATCATTTCGACGCGCTGCCCGAAGTGGTCGAGCGGCTCCTTCCCTGA
- a CDS encoding NADH-quinone oxidoreductase subunit A, producing MEEMLREYLPIIIFLGLAIVLGAILILAAIVVAVRNPDPEKVSAYECGFNAFDDARMKFDVRFYLVSILFIIFDLEVAFLFPWAVAFQDVSMVGFWSMMVFLAVLTIGFAYEWKKGALEWE from the coding sequence GTGGAAGAAATGCTTCGCGAATATCTCCCAATCATCATCTTTTTGGGGCTCGCCATTGTTTTGGGTGCGATTCTGATCCTTGCTGCGATCGTCGTCGCTGTTCGTAACCCCGATCCCGAAAAGGTTTCGGCGTATGAATGTGGATTTAACGCCTTTGATGACGCGCGGATGAAATTCGACGTGCGCTTCTATCTCGTCTCGATCCTCTTCATCATCTTCGATCTCGAAGTGGCTTTCCTCTTCCCTTGGGCGGTTGCCTTCCAGGATGTGAGCATGGTCGGTTTCTGGTCGATGATGGTGTTCCTTGCCGTTCTCACGATCGGCTTTGCATATGAATGGAAGAAGGGAGCTCTCGAATGGGAGTGA
- a CDS encoding NADH-quinone oxidoreductase subunit B, translated as MGVMTGANTAGVDKEVVTQELNRELQDKGFLVTSTADMINWARTGSLHWMTFGLACCAVEMMHTSMPRYDLERFGTAPRASPRQSDLMIVAGTLTNKMAPALRKVYDQMPEPRYVISMGSCANGGGYYHYSYSVVRGCDRIVPVDVYVPGCPPTAEALLYGILQLQRKIRRTGTIVR; from the coding sequence ATGGGAGTGATGACCGGCGCAAACACGGCTGGTGTCGACAAGGAAGTCGTCACCCAAGAGCTGAACCGCGAGCTTCAGGACAAGGGCTTCCTCGTCACTTCGACCGCGGACATGATCAACTGGGCGCGCACCGGCTCGCTCCACTGGATGACCTTTGGTCTTGCATGCTGCGCCGTCGAGATGATGCACACCTCGATGCCGCGCTATGACCTCGAGCGTTTCGGCACTGCGCCGCGCGCTTCCCCGCGCCAGTCGGACCTCATGATCGTTGCAGGCACGCTCACCAACAAGATGGCCCCTGCGCTGCGTAAGGTTTACGACCAGATGCCTGAGCCGCGTTATGTGATCTCGATGGGTTCCTGCGCAAACGGCGGCGGCTATTACCACTATTCCTATTCGGTGGTGCGGGGCTGTGACCGTATCGTTCCTGTGGACGTTTACGTTCCTGGGTGCCCCCCGACGGCTGAGGCTCTGCTTTACGGTATCCTCCAGCTCCAGCGCAAAATCCGCCGCACCGGCACGATCGTTCGCTAA
- a CDS encoding NADH-quinone oxidoreductase subunit C: protein MSDALNELGALLELKRNDAVLGYEVSFGELTVDVAPAHLVAFVEFLKADSNCQFSSLVDITAVDYPGRAKRFDVVYHFLSMYQNHRIRLRVSVREEDMVPSIVEVHPSANWFEREVFDMFGILFSGHPDLRRILTDYGFRGYPLRKDFPTTGYTEVRYDEAQKRVVYEPVKLVQEYRQFDFMSPWEGAEYILPGDDKAKA, encoded by the coding sequence ATGTCTGACGCACTTAACGAACTCGGCGCGCTTCTCGAACTCAAGCGCAATGACGCGGTCCTCGGTTACGAGGTGTCCTTTGGCGAGCTGACCGTCGATGTCGCGCCTGCCCATCTTGTGGCGTTCGTGGAATTCCTCAAGGCCGACAGCAATTGCCAGTTTTCGTCGCTTGTCGACATCACGGCGGTTGACTATCCGGGCCGCGCCAAGCGCTTCGACGTGGTTTACCACTTCTTGTCGATGTATCAGAACCACCGCATCCGTCTTCGCGTCTCTGTGCGTGAAGAGGATATGGTGCCTTCGATCGTCGAGGTTCACCCTTCGGCCAACTGGTTCGAGCGTGAAGTCTTCGATATGTTCGGTATCCTTTTCTCGGGCCATCCCGACCTGCGCCGCATTCTGACGGATTATGGTTTCCGCGGGTATCCGCTCCGCAAGGACTTCCCGACCACCGGCTACACCGAAGTTCGCTATGACGAAGCGCAAAAGCGCGTTGTCTACGAACCCGTCAAGCTGGTTCAGGAATACCGTCAGTTCGACTTTATGAGCCCGTGGGAAGGTGCCGAATACATCCTCCCCGGTGACGACAAGGCCAAGGCCTGA
- a CDS encoding sulfotransferase, translated as MTAQTLLYCVGATKAGTSWLYRVLHDHPECKLRDVKEAHYWDTMGPKMQANQTAAFDRRIAEFTMMQVRAEVNGNTARAENLALQIDELARLRDVIAASRSDDAAYWEWLSRDAEGAKLIADMTPSYALVNGDMLKRMLALRPVTKVVYLIRDPLARLWSHVRMTVTRSDDDSDASFDERSNAVLASVIREGAQKHITKRGDYAAVIEKLRRIVPASDLMIEFAENLFTAEGWARMCRFLGITDLGVDQTRKVHEGNRARLHEDLAVEAVRFLKDQYEWVAKHVAPLPQEWQANLARVRA; from the coding sequence ATGACCGCTCAAACCCTCCTTTACTGTGTAGGCGCGACAAAGGCAGGCACGTCCTGGCTTTACCGCGTTCTGCACGATCATCCGGAGTGCAAACTCCGTGATGTGAAGGAGGCGCATTATTGGGACACCATGGGTCCCAAGATGCAGGCGAACCAGACCGCTGCTTTCGACCGCCGCATTGCCGAATTCACGATGATGCAGGTGCGTGCCGAAGTGAACGGCAACACCGCACGCGCCGAGAATCTTGCGCTCCAGATCGACGAACTCGCCCGTCTGCGTGACGTGATCGCGGCAAGCCGTTCGGATGACGCGGCCTATTGGGAGTGGCTGTCGCGTGATGCGGAAGGGGCCAAGCTCATTGCCGATATGACCCCGAGCTATGCTCTGGTGAACGGTGATATGCTCAAGCGCATGCTGGCGCTGCGCCCCGTGACCAAGGTCGTCTATCTGATCCGCGACCCGCTTGCCCGTCTGTGGAGCCATGTGCGCATGACCGTGACCCGCTCGGACGATGACAGTGACGCAAGCTTTGACGAACGCTCGAACGCTGTTCTGGCTTCGGTGATCCGCGAAGGCGCACAGAAACACATTACCAAGCGCGGTGATTATGCCGCCGTGATCGAGAAGCTGCGCCGCATTGTGCCTGCATCCGATCTGATGATCGAATTTGCCGAGAACCTCTTTACCGCAGAAGGGTGGGCCCGTATGTGCCGCTTTCTCGGGATTACGGACCTCGGCGTAGACCAGACCCGTAAAGTGCACGAGGGCAATCGCGCCCGCCTGCACGAGGATTTGGCCGTAGAAGCGGTCAGGTTCTTGAAAGATCAATACGAATGGGTGGCAAAACATGTCGCCCCCCTGCCGCAAGAGTGGCAGGCCAACCTTGCGAGGGTACGCGCATGA
- a CDS encoding NADH-quinone oxidoreductase subunit D has protein sequence MDGAKGFEDALTGEQKIRNFNINFGPQHPAAHGVLRLVLELDGEIVERCDPHIGLLHRGTEKLMESRTYLQNLPYFDRLDYVAPMNQEHAWCLAIERLTGTVVPRRASLIRVLYSEIGRVLNHLLNVTTQAMDVGALTPPLWGFEEREKLMIFYERACGARLHAAYFRPGGVHQDLPDALLDDIEEWAANFPKVLDDIDGLLTENRIFKQRNVDIGVVTEEDIQKWGFSGVMVRGSGFAWDLRRAQPYECYDEFDFQIPVGKNGDCYDRYLVRMEEMRQSTSIIRQAIAKLRGEAGDVLARGKLTPPKRGDMKTSMEALIHHFKLYTEGFHVPEGEVYACVEAPKGEFGVYLKSDGTNKPYRAKLRAPGYLHLQAMDHIATGHQLADVAAIIGTMDVVFGEIDR, from the coding sequence ATGGATGGTGCAAAAGGCTTCGAAGACGCTCTGACGGGCGAACAGAAGATCCGCAACTTCAACATCAACTTTGGTCCGCAGCACCCTGCGGCGCACGGCGTTTTGCGTCTCGTGCTGGAGCTCGACGGCGAGATCGTAGAGCGTTGCGATCCGCACATCGGTCTGCTTCACCGCGGCACCGAAAAGCTGATGGAGAGCCGCACCTATCTCCAGAACTTGCCCTATTTCGACCGCCTCGACTATGTGGCGCCGATGAACCAGGAGCATGCTTGGTGTCTTGCGATCGAGCGTCTGACGGGCACCGTGGTGCCGCGCCGCGCCTCGCTCATCCGTGTGCTTTACTCGGAAATCGGCCGCGTTTTGAACCACCTTCTGAACGTCACCACTCAGGCTATGGACGTTGGTGCCTTGACGCCGCCGCTCTGGGGCTTCGAAGAGCGTGAAAAGCTCATGATTTTCTATGAGCGTGCTTGCGGTGCGCGTCTTCACGCCGCTTACTTCCGTCCGGGCGGTGTGCATCAGGATCTTCCCGACGCGCTTCTTGATGATATCGAAGAATGGGCCGCGAATTTCCCCAAGGTGCTTGACGACATCGACGGTCTTTTGACCGAGAACCGTATTTTCAAGCAGCGTAACGTCGACATCGGCGTCGTCACCGAAGAAGACATCCAGAAGTGGGGCTTCTCGGGCGTGATGGTCCGTGGTTCGGGCTTTGCTTGGGACTTGCGCCGTGCGCAGCCCTATGAATGCTACGACGAATTCGACTTCCAGATCCCCGTTGGCAAGAACGGCGACTGCTATGACCGCTACCTCGTCCGCATGGAAGAGATGCGTCAGTCGACCTCGATCATCCGTCAGGCGATCGCGAAGCTGCGCGGCGAAGCTGGCGACGTTCTGGCCCGCGGCAAGCTGACCCCGCCCAAGCGTGGCGATATGAAGACTTCGATGGAAGCACTCATCCATCACTTCAAGCTTTACACCGAAGGCTTCCACGTCCCCGAGGGCGAAGTTTACGCCTGTGTCGAAGCCCCCAAGGGCGAATTCGGCGTCTATCTCAAGTCCGACGGCACCAACAAACCCTATCGCGCCAAGCTGCGCGCGCCCGGCTATCTGCACCTCCAAGCGATGGATCACATCGCAACAGGGCACCAGCTTGCCGACGTGGCCGCCATCATCGGCACCATGGACGTTGTGTTCGGGGAAATCGACAGATGA
- the nuoE gene encoding NADH-quinone oxidoreductase subunit NuoE — MLRRLHHEQPESFAFTPANQAWAEGQITKYPEGRQASAIIPLLWRAQEQEGWLTRPAIEYVADMLGLAYIRALEVASFYFMFQLQPTGSIAHIQICGTLSCMLCGAEDLVAVCKEAINEKPHTLSADGKFSWEEVECLGSCTNAPMAQIGKDYYEDLTADKLRALLKDLAAGKVPTPGPQNGRYAAEPLSGLTSLTEHESGRHQFNASAQLATDIGDTVKRIDGTEVPILTPWVKGAAKAAPKAAPKAEAKPAAKPAAKAAAPKAEAAEAPKAEAVVAEKKPRTMSAPRKAGADDLKRISGVGPKLEALLNEMGFWHFDQIAKWTSEEIAWVDARLKFKGRIERDDWVGQATQYAEEGK, encoded by the coding sequence ATGCTTCGCCGCCTTCACCACGAACAGCCCGAGAGCTTTGCCTTTACCCCTGCCAACCAAGCATGGGCCGAGGGCCAGATCACCAAATATCCCGAAGGTCGTCAGGCCTCGGCGATCATTCCGTTGCTGTGGCGCGCACAGGAGCAAGAGGGTTGGCTGACCCGTCCCGCGATCGAATACGTTGCGGATATGCTCGGCCTCGCCTATATCCGCGCATTGGAAGTGGCTTCGTTCTACTTCATGTTCCAGCTCCAGCCGACGGGTTCGATCGCGCATATCCAGATTTGCGGCACGCTATCCTGTATGCTCTGCGGGGCAGAGGATCTTGTCGCGGTCTGCAAGGAAGCGATCAACGAAAAGCCGCATACGCTTTCCGCCGACGGCAAATTCTCTTGGGAAGAGGTGGAATGCCTCGGGTCCTGCACCAACGCGCCGATGGCGCAGATCGGCAAGGATTACTACGAGGATCTGACCGCCGACAAACTCCGCGCACTCCTCAAGGATCTTGCCGCGGGCAAGGTTCCGACCCCTGGTCCGCAGAACGGCCGTTATGCAGCCGAGCCGCTGTCGGGTCTGACCTCGCTGACCGAGCACGAAAGCGGTCGTCACCAGTTCAATGCAAGCGCCCAGCTGGCCACCGACATCGGTGATACGGTCAAGCGCATCGACGGCACCGAAGTTCCGATCCTGACCCCTTGGGTCAAAGGTGCGGCCAAGGCGGCGCCGAAGGCTGCTCCCAAGGCCGAAGCCAAACCGGCAGCAAAGCCTGCAGCCAAAGCCGCAGCGCCGAAAGCAGAAGCAGCCGAAGCCCCCAAAGCCGAAGCCGTTGTTGCCGAGAAAAAGCCCCGCACCATGAGCGCCCCGCGCAAAGCAGGTGCCGACGATCTCAAGCGTATCTCGGGCGTCGGTCCCAAGCTCGAAGCTCTCTTGAACGAAATGGGTTTCTGGCACTTCGACCAGATCGCAAAATGGACCTCGGAAGAGATCGCTTGGGTTGATGCCCGTCTCAAGTTCAAGGGCCGTATCGAGCGCGATGATTGGGTCGGACAGGCCACTCAATACGCCGAAGAAGGCAAATAA
- a CDS encoding DUF5337 domain-containing protein has translation MVAPKHEKEQKTGQRIALAIAVVALIWVGATFAGEKLGWSNRTMALFDLIALAGFGWALWMTYGIWRARQNDKG, from the coding sequence ATGGTTGCACCCAAACACGAAAAAGAGCAAAAGACAGGCCAGCGCATCGCGCTGGCTATTGCCGTTGTTGCCCTCATCTGGGTGGGCGCAACCTTTGCTGGCGAGAAGCTGGGCTGGTCCAATCGGACCATGGCCCTATTTGACCTTATCGCTCTTGCCGGTTTCGGCTGGGCTTTATGGATGACTTATGGCATCTGGCGGGCACGCCAGAATGATAAAGGGTGA
- the nuoF gene encoding NADH-quinone oxidoreductase subunit NuoF: MLKDQDRIFTNIYGMHERTLKGAMARGHWDGTANIIKKGRDWIVDEMKASGLRGRGGAGFPTGLKWSFMPKESDGRPSYLVINADESEPGTCKDREIMRHDPHTLIEGALIASFAMGAHACYIYIRGEYIREKEALQNAINEAYDAGLLGKNAAKSGWDFDLYLHHGAGAYICGEETALIESLEGKKGMPRMKPPFPAGAGLYGCPTTVNNVESIAVVPTILRRGASWFSSFGRPNNVGTKLFAISGHVNNPCVVEESMSITFEELIEKHCGGIRGGWDNLKAVIPGGSSVPVVRGEKMREAIMDFDYLRGELGSGLGTAAVIVMDQSTDIIKAIWRLSKFYKHESCGQCTPCREGTGWMMRVMERLVQGNASVEEIDMLFSVTKQVEGHTICALGDAAAWPIQGLIRNFRDEIEDRIKHKRSIAAE; the protein is encoded by the coding sequence ATGCTCAAGGATCAGGACCGCATTTTCACCAACATCTACGGTATGCACGAGCGCACGCTTAAGGGTGCGATGGCTCGTGGCCACTGGGATGGGACAGCGAACATCATCAAAAAAGGCCGCGACTGGATCGTCGACGAGATGAAAGCCTCGGGTCTGCGTGGCCGTGGCGGCGCTGGCTTCCCGACCGGTCTCAAGTGGTCGTTCATGCCCAAGGAATCGGACGGTCGTCCTTCGTATCTCGTCATCAACGCCGACGAATCCGAGCCGGGCACCTGTAAAGACCGTGAAATCATGCGTCACGATCCGCACACCCTGATCGAAGGCGCGCTGATCGCGTCTTTCGCTATGGGTGCGCATGCGTGCTACATCTATATCCGCGGTGAATATATCCGCGAAAAAGAAGCGCTCCAGAACGCCATCAACGAGGCGTATGATGCTGGGCTTCTCGGGAAAAACGCCGCCAAGTCGGGCTGGGATTTCGATCTCTATCTGCACCACGGGGCAGGCGCCTATATCTGCGGCGAAGAAACCGCTCTCATTGAATCGCTCGAAGGCAAAAAGGGCATGCCCCGCATGAAGCCGCCGTTCCCGGCTGGCGCGGGTCTCTATGGCTGCCCGACCACTGTGAACAACGTCGAATCGATTGCTGTCGTGCCGACCATTCTGCGTCGCGGTGCATCGTGGTTCTCGTCCTTCGGTCGCCCGAACAACGTCGGCACCAAGCTGTTCGCAATCTCGGGTCACGTCAACAATCCCTGCGTCGTCGAAGAATCGATGTCGATCACCTTTGAAGAGCTGATCGAAAAGCACTGCGGCGGCATTCGTGGCGGTTGGGACAACCTCAAGGCCGTGATCCCCGGTGGTTCCTCGGTTCCTGTGGTGCGCGGCGAAAAGATGCGCGAAGCCATCATGGACTTCGATTATCTGCGCGGCGAGCTCGGTTCGGGTCTCGGCACTGCGGCTGTGATCGTCATGGACCAGTCCACCGACATCATCAAAGCGATCTGGCGCCTGTCCAAATTCTACAAGCACGAAAGCTGCGGCCAGTGCACCCCCTGCCGCGAAGGCACGGGCTGGATGATGCGCGTGATGGAACGTCTCGTGCAGGGCAATGCCTCGGTCGAAGAGATCGATATGCTCTTCTCGGTCACCAAGCAGGTCGAAGGCCACACCATCTGTGCGCTTGGCGACGCTGCCGCTTGGCCGATCCAGGGTCTCATCCGCAATTTCCGCGACGAGATCGAGGATCGCATCAAGCACAAGCGGTCCATCGCAGCGGAATAA